In Falsibacillus albus, a single window of DNA contains:
- a CDS encoding aminopeptidase: protein MKDPRIEKLAKNLINYSVQLQPGEKVLIENFGLQKELVTALVKEAYEAGGYPFVSLKDQQVDRALLMGAQEEQFNMIAEFEANVMSKMDAYIGLRSGDNINEQADVPDDKMKIQGNTVGKKVHREIRVPKTKWVVLRYPNSSMAQLAKMSTEGFEDFYFNVCNLDYSKMDKAMDNLVELMNKTDKVRLTGEGTDLTFSIKDIPAVKCAGRLNIPDGEVYSAPVKNSVNGTITYNTPSPYQGFTFENVSLTFRDGKIVEATANDSERINKIFDTDEGARYVGEFAIGVNPYILHPMQDILFDEKIDGSFHFTPGECYEDAYNGNHSNIHWDMVMIQRPEYGGGEIYFDEVLIRKDGRFVLPELECLNPENLK, encoded by the coding sequence ATGAAAGATCCACGTATTGAAAAGTTAGCCAAGAACCTCATTAATTATTCCGTTCAACTTCAGCCGGGTGAAAAAGTCTTGATCGAAAATTTCGGCCTTCAAAAAGAATTGGTAACTGCATTGGTGAAGGAAGCTTATGAAGCAGGCGGCTATCCATTTGTATCCCTCAAGGACCAGCAAGTTGATCGTGCCTTGCTGATGGGGGCCCAAGAAGAACAGTTTAACATGATAGCTGAGTTTGAAGCTAATGTTATGAGCAAGATGGATGCTTATATTGGCCTGCGTTCCGGCGACAACATTAATGAACAAGCCGATGTCCCGGATGACAAAATGAAAATCCAGGGAAATACTGTAGGCAAAAAAGTACATCGGGAAATCCGTGTACCAAAAACAAAATGGGTCGTTCTTAGATATCCAAACTCTTCCATGGCGCAATTGGCTAAGATGAGTACTGAAGGATTTGAGGATTTCTATTTTAATGTATGCAACTTGGATTACAGCAAAATGGATAAAGCCATGGACAACCTTGTTGAATTAATGAACAAGACTGATAAAGTACGTTTGACTGGAGAGGGAACGGATTTAACATTTTCGATCAAAGATATCCCTGCCGTTAAATGTGCTGGCCGCCTGAACATTCCAGATGGAGAAGTTTATTCTGCGCCTGTCAAGAATTCCGTGAACGGTACGATTACTTACAATACACCGTCTCCATATCAAGGCTTTACGTTTGAGAATGTTTCTTTGACGTTCAGGGATGGGAAAATCGTTGAAGCGACAGCCAATGATTCAGAGCGAATCAATAAAATCTTTGATACTGATGAAGGAGCACGCTATGTCGGTGAATTTGCCATCGGCGTAAACCCATATATCCTTCACCCTATGCAGGATATCCTTTTTGATGAGAAAATCGATGGAAGCTTCCATTTCACTCCAGGCGAGTGCTATGAAGATGCCTACAATGGAAACCATTCAAATATTCACTGGGATATGGTCATGATCCAGCGTCCTGAATACGGCGGTGGAGAAATTTATTTTGACGAGGTGCTCATCCGCAAAGATGGCCGCTTTGTCCTGCCTGAATTAGAATGCTTGAATCCCGAAAATCTTAAATAA
- a CDS encoding DUF948 domain-containing protein: protein MIIILYLSAALVAVAFLILVINLSKTLKSLQSTMDSVSTTLDGLETQLQGVTRETTDLLHKTNSLAEDIQDKSEKLNTVVFAVKDVGDSIQGLNHSIKKVSTSISNEVEKNQDKISQVVQWSNVFMEIRDKWKSKRREQEAPQLPVEINSKPSKLREHAVQRSRS from the coding sequence TTGATCATCATTCTTTATTTGAGCGCTGCATTAGTGGCAGTGGCATTCCTCATTTTAGTCATTAACCTATCAAAAACATTGAAATCATTGCAGTCAACGATGGATAGCGTCTCTACAACCCTTGATGGGCTTGAGACCCAGCTTCAAGGGGTCACGCGAGAAACTACCGACTTGCTTCATAAAACCAATAGTTTGGCAGAGGATATCCAAGATAAATCAGAGAAATTGAATACTGTTGTCTTTGCAGTGAAGGACGTAGGGGATTCCATACAAGGTCTTAATCATTCCATTAAAAAGGTTTCAACATCCATTTCAAACGAAGTGGAGAAAAATCAAGATAAAATTTCACAAGTGGTGCAATGGAGCAATGTCTTCATGGAAATCCGAGATAAATGGAAATCCAAAAGAAGGGAACAAGAAGCTCCACAGCTGCCTGTAGAAATAAATTCGAAGCCATCCAAGCTTCGGGAACATGCAGTACAAAGATCAAGATCTTAA
- a CDS encoding YtxH domain-containing protein: protein MAQLNETNTTESNEQNINTKDFVIGALIGGIIGATTALFLAPKSGKELRSDLNTQATTLKEKSGQWKDSAVEKGNEWAAVAKEKTSAISQAVQSNELVNKVKNFRSAEQPAGELENHPEESSASVDELNQKLEDTKKAFDETEKNVTQ, encoded by the coding sequence ATGGCACAGTTAAACGAAACGAATACTACTGAGAGTAATGAACAAAATATCAACACGAAGGATTTTGTCATTGGAGCACTAATCGGAGGTATAATCGGTGCAACAACTGCCCTGTTTTTAGCACCCAAATCAGGTAAAGAACTAAGAAGTGATCTTAACACGCAGGCTACCACCCTTAAAGAGAAATCAGGGCAATGGAAAGACTCTGCCGTTGAAAAAGGAAATGAATGGGCAGCAGTTGCCAAAGAAAAGACTTCGGCTATTTCCCAAGCTGTCCAATCTAATGAATTGGTCAATAAAGTCAAAAATTTCCGCAGTGCAGAACAGCCTGCAGGGGAATTGGAAAATCATCCGGAAGAAAGTTCTGCTTCCGTCGATGAATTAAATCAAAAGCTTGAAGATACGAAAAAAGCATTCGATGAAACCGAAAAAAATGTAACTCAATAA